In Bacteroidales bacterium, the following are encoded in one genomic region:
- a CDS encoding DUF2723 domain-containing protein: MNYKRLNNIGAWLAFAIAAFTYLSTIEPTGSFWDCGEFIATSYKYEVGHPPGAPFFMIMARFASMFTSDVTKVAVMVNSLSAIMSALTILFLFWTITYFAKRMLLKEGEEMTTGKMIAILGSGLVGSLAYTFSDTFWFSAVEGEVYASSSMFTALVFWLITKWDENHDKSDSIKYIILIALFMGISIGVHLLNLLAIPAIVFVIYFRKAEKITKKGVLSASIVSVILLAAIMYGIIQGLFKVAGFFELMFVNTFGMPFHTGLIFHILLLIALIAYSLHVTKKDGNYKLQISAVTLTSFFAGIPLMISSPIFIVLYIPLVWFLLNIFKAIKPYLNAIVWGIAMILIGYSSFALILIRSNQNPPLNENKPDNVFALISYLNREQYGDRPLFYGHSFASPLDRTNPYIEEGPIYIQKDGKYVEIGKKQKQNFASEFNMLFPRMYSSEDSHIRAYKSWTDFKGTPVNWVGYDGNVEKIYKPTFFENMKFFFSYQIGWMYFRYFMWNFAGRQNDIQGHGNVMYGNWISGIPFIDNTRLGDQNLLPDYLKNNKARNVYFMLPLLLGLIGMYFHYLRESKGFVLVLLLFFFTGIAIVIYLNQTPYQPRERDYAYAGSFYAFAIWIGLGIAALWQILSKKINHVVTASALTLIGLLTVPYVMAKENWDDHDRSNRYTPRDFAKNYLESCEKNAILFTNGDNDTFPLWYAQEVEGIRTDIRVVNLSLLNTDWYIEQIKYRAYDSDPVPISFTYDQIAGERRVYCPIIEQIKKPYNIADIIEFVKSDAPEAKVPVSNTESINYIPTRNFLFPVDSAAVIQSKLIKPEQASKMEKEMVWTVKKNYVFKSELAILDIMNQTKWKRPIYFAITVGDAYLNMEDYFRLDGLTYRLTPIKSDNFDGQTGWIDTDILYDRLMNKFVWGNIDKENVYLDENNLRMTMNFRNVFARLANALLREGKRDSAVKVLDHCMQVMPEKTVPYNVFVLGIIEAYFKAGESKKALDIFQGMRKMTEQELNYFLSLDTKKAQTLSFEARRSMTVYNELARIARTYSQDKLAKELDDQMKIFYEKFVTQFPQEATNASGMEE, from the coding sequence ATGAATTATAAACGATTAAACAACATTGGTGCGTGGCTTGCTTTTGCCATAGCTGCATTTACGTATTTATCTACCATCGAACCCACCGGGAGTTTCTGGGATTGTGGTGAATTTATAGCTACTTCTTACAAATACGAAGTGGGGCACCCTCCGGGAGCACCTTTCTTTATGATTATGGCTCGTTTTGCTTCTATGTTTACAAGCGATGTTACAAAAGTTGCTGTTATGGTAAACTCATTATCAGCTATCATGTCTGCACTCACTATTCTCTTCCTTTTCTGGACAATAACCTATTTTGCTAAACGCATGTTATTGAAAGAAGGTGAAGAAATGACCACCGGTAAAATGATTGCCATTTTAGGAAGTGGTTTAGTTGGTTCGCTTGCCTATACTTTTTCTGATACATTTTGGTTCTCAGCAGTCGAAGGCGAAGTTTATGCCTCATCGTCTATGTTTACAGCTCTTGTATTTTGGCTCATTACCAAATGGGACGAAAATCACGATAAAAGCGACTCTATAAAATATATCATACTCATTGCACTATTTATGGGCATTTCTATTGGGGTTCACTTATTAAACTTACTTGCAATTCCTGCTATTGTATTCGTTATATACTTTAGAAAAGCCGAAAAAATAACCAAAAAAGGTGTGTTAAGTGCTTCTATTGTTTCTGTTATTTTACTCGCAGCTATCATGTATGGTATTATTCAAGGTTTATTTAAAGTAGCTGGATTCTTCGAACTTATGTTTGTAAACACCTTCGGAATGCCATTTCATACAGGACTTATTTTCCACATATTGTTACTTATAGCACTTATTGCTTATTCACTTCATGTTACCAAAAAAGATGGAAACTATAAATTACAAATATCAGCAGTTACACTTACATCCTTTTTTGCTGGTATCCCATTAATGATATCTTCACCAATTTTTATTGTTCTTTACATTCCATTAGTATGGTTTTTATTAAATATTTTTAAAGCTATTAAACCATATCTTAATGCAATTGTTTGGGGTATTGCCATGATCTTAATAGGCTACTCTTCGTTTGCTCTTATTTTAATACGTTCAAACCAAAATCCCCCCCTCAACGAAAATAAACCCGATAATGTATTTGCCCTCATTTCGTACCTCAACCGCGAACAATATGGCGATAGACCTTTATTTTATGGACATTCGTTTGCCTCACCCCTCGACAGAACAAATCCATACATAGAAGAAGGTCCTATATACATTCAAAAAGATGGGAAATACGTTGAAATTGGCAAAAAACAAAAACAAAATTTTGCCTCCGAATTTAATATGCTTTTCCCTCGTATGTACAGTTCGGAAGATAGCCATATAAGAGCCTATAAATCATGGACAGACTTTAAAGGGACACCTGTTAATTGGGTGGGATACGATGGCAATGTAGAAAAAATTTATAAACCAACCTTTTTCGAAAATATGAAATTCTTTTTCTCTTATCAAATTGGTTGGATGTATTTCCGCTATTTTATGTGGAACTTTGCCGGACGCCAAAATGATATTCAAGGACATGGAAATGTAATGTACGGTAACTGGATAAGCGGTATTCCTTTTATTGATAATACTCGCCTTGGCGACCAAAATTTATTGCCCGATTATTTAAAAAATAATAAAGCCCGCAATGTATATTTTATGTTACCGCTTTTGTTGGGATTGATCGGCATGTACTTCCATTACCTCCGCGAAAGCAAAGGATTTGTCTTAGTATTATTGTTATTTTTCTTTACCGGTATTGCCATTGTTATTTATCTTAATCAAACTCCTTATCAACCTCGCGAACGTGATTATGCTTACGCTGGTTCATTCTACGCTTTTGCTATTTGGATTGGCTTGGGCATTGCAGCATTATGGCAAATTTTAAGCAAAAAAATAAACCATGTTGTAACTGCCTCTGCACTCACCTTAATAGGATTATTGACCGTTCCATATGTAATGGCTAAAGAAAACTGGGACGACCATGATCGTTCTAACCGCTATACACCACGCGATTTTGCTAAGAATTATTTAGAATCGTGCGAAAAAAATGCGATATTGTTTACCAATGGCGATAACGATACCTTCCCTCTTTGGTACGCTCAAGAAGTTGAAGGCATTAGAACCGATATTCGTGTAGTTAATTTATCACTTCTCAACACCGATTGGTACATCGAACAAATAAAATATCGTGCCTACGACTCCGATCCTGTTCCTATTTCTTTCACATACGACCAAATAGCCGGCGAACGTCGTGTTTATTGTCCTATCATAGAACAAATTAAAAAACCTTATAACATTGCCGATATTATTGAATTTGTTAAAAGCGATGCCCCCGAAGCTAAAGTACCTGTATCAAATACAGAAAGCATTAACTACATTCCAACCCGCAATTTCTTATTCCCTGTCGATTCAGCAGCTGTTATTCAATCAAAATTAATAAAACCCGAACAAGCATCGAAAATGGAAAAAGAAATGGTGTGGACGGTGAAAAAGAATTATGTATTTAAATCAGAATTGGCCATACTCGATATAATGAATCAAACCAAATGGAAACGCCCTATTTACTTTGCTATTACCGTTGGCGATGCTTATCTAAATATGGAAGATTATTTCCGCTTAGATGGTCTTACCTACCGACTTACCCCAATAAAATCAGATAATTTCGATGGTCAAACAGGCTGGATTGATACCGACATCCTTTACGATAGACTGATGAACAAATTTGTGTGGGGAAATATAGATAAAGAAAATGTTTATTTAGACGAAAACAACCTCCGCATGACCATGAACTTCCGCAATGTATTTGCCCGATTAGCTAATGCGTTGCTTCGTGAAGGTAAACGGGATTCTGCCGTAAAAGTTTTAGACCATTGTATGCAGGTAATGCCCGAAAAGACAGTTCCTTATAATGTTTTCGTACTCGGCATTATTGAAGCATACTTCAAAGCTGGCGAAAGCAAAAAAGCACTCGATATTTTCCAAGGTATGCGTAAGATGACCGAACAAGAACTAAATTATTTCTTATCGCTCGACACTAAAAAAGCTCAAACACTTTCGTTCGAAGCTCGCCGTTCAATGACAGTTTATAACGAACTGGCTAGAATAGCACGTACATACTCCCAGGATAAATTGGCTAAAGAACTTGACGACCAAATGAAAATATTCTACGAAAAGTTTGTTACACAATTCCCACAAGAAGCTACCAACGCTTCCGGTATGGAAGAATAA
- the rpoN gene encoding RNA polymerase factor sigma-54 gives MLEQKLQQKLLQRLSPQQIQLIKMLEIPMMELEQRIKKELEENPALEEGQEETDEPIQMLDDDNQIDENNDNEENENSDDQINEDDNTSQQSQEDDFSYEDFLSEEDQDEIPYYLLQANNQSKDNDEREFVFSSQESFIENLNIQIGYLNLTPKQRAIAEYIVGNIDEKGYLQRDIEQLSDDLAFNLNIQASTHEIEEVLKQIQTLDPPGIGARNISECFLIQLKRKKQTDAVKNAIKIIEKTFEELTKKHYDKIQRKLNMSTDELKEAIAEIQNLNINPGNTYADRFDTAINQVIPDFIVEIDDGEIKVSINSRYSPELRISKSFQEMLYTLEAQAKAKKKAKESHRDAIQFARQKVDSARWFIDAIKQRQDTLLTTMQAIVHLQKDFFLEGDKSLLKPMILKDVADVTGFDISTISRVASNKYVATPFGVFPLKSFFSESMTTDSDEEISTYKIKERIQQLISNEDKSNPLTDEELADLLKKEGLNVARRTIAKYREQLNIPVARLRKELK, from the coding sequence ATGTTAGAACAAAAATTACAGCAAAAATTACTTCAACGACTTTCGCCTCAACAAATCCAACTCATCAAAATGCTCGAAATCCCAATGATGGAATTAGAGCAACGTATAAAAAAAGAACTAGAAGAAAACCCCGCACTCGAAGAAGGTCAAGAAGAAACCGATGAGCCTATTCAAATGTTAGACGACGACAACCAAATAGACGAAAACAACGATAATGAAGAAAACGAAAACTCCGACGATCAAATAAATGAAGATGATAACACCTCCCAACAAAGTCAAGAAGATGATTTTTCATACGAAGATTTTTTAAGCGAAGAAGATCAAGACGAAATACCCTATTATTTATTACAAGCTAATAATCAATCTAAAGACAATGATGAGAGAGAGTTTGTTTTTTCAAGTCAAGAATCTTTTATTGAAAACCTAAACATTCAAATAGGTTATCTCAATCTCACACCTAAACAACGAGCCATTGCCGAATACATTGTTGGAAACATTGACGAAAAGGGATATTTACAACGAGATATCGAACAACTATCAGACGACTTAGCTTTTAATTTAAACATTCAAGCAAGTACTCACGAAATTGAAGAGGTTCTCAAACAAATACAGACACTCGATCCGCCAGGAATTGGAGCTAGAAATATATCCGAATGTTTTTTAATTCAATTAAAACGGAAAAAACAAACCGATGCAGTTAAAAATGCCATTAAAATTATTGAAAAAACATTTGAAGAATTAACAAAAAAGCATTACGATAAGATACAACGCAAACTCAATATGAGTACCGACGAGCTAAAAGAAGCCATTGCTGAAATTCAAAATCTTAATATCAACCCTGGTAATACTTATGCAGATAGGTTCGATACGGCTATCAATCAGGTAATACCCGACTTTATTGTTGAAATTGATGATGGCGAAATAAAAGTTTCGATCAACTCTCGATATTCACCCGAATTAAGAATTAGCAAATCGTTTCAAGAAATGCTCTATACCTTAGAAGCTCAAGCAAAGGCAAAGAAAAAAGCAAAAGAATCACATCGCGATGCTATACAGTTTGCACGTCAGAAAGTAGATTCGGCCCGATGGTTTATTGATGCCATCAAACAGCGTCAAGATACGCTTTTAACCACTATGCAAGCTATTGTACATTTACAAAAAGATTTCTTTCTCGAAGGCGATAAGTCGCTTTTAAAACCTATGATTCTGAAAGATGTTGCCGATGTAACAGGATTTGATATCAGTACGATATCAAGAGTAGCAAGTAACAAGTATGTTGCAACTCCATTTGGTGTTTTTCCGCTCAAGTCGTTTTTCAGCGAATCGATGACTACCGATAGCGACGAAGAAATATCTACTTACAAAATTAAAGAACGCATTCAACAACTTATTTCTAACGAAGATAAATCAAATCCGCTTACTGACGAAGAATTAGCCGATTTATTAAAAAAAGAAGGACTGAATGTTGCCCGAAGAACCATTGCTAAATATCGTGAGCAGCTGAACATACCGGTTGCACGCTTAAGAAAGGAATTGAAATGA